Below is a genomic region from Staphylococcus carnosus.
ATAAATCCAACCTAAGTTTAAAAGTGTTGCCAATCCAATAAATACAGGACCTAAATCACTTAACAAGAATGGTAATGGCAATAATAAAATCAACCAAACGAACATACCTATTCTTGTACGATTAAATCCTTTTACAGATGGTAACATTGGAATATTCGCTGCTGAATATTCATCTTGGCGTTTAATCGCTAGAGCATAGAAATGAATCGGTTGCCAGCAGAAAATAACTAAGAATAAGGCAATTGCCGTCATGCTTAGTTGTCCCTCGATTGCTGTCCATCCAATAACTGGCGGTACTGCTCCTGGGAAAGCTCCGATTACAGTATTCCAAGTTGTGTGTCGTTTAGACCAGATTGAGTAAAATGATACATAACCGATAATCCCCATTAAACCGATTACGCCTGATGGTATGTTAAGAATAAATAATGCAATTTCTCCAATTACCATCATTCCAAAACTTAAAATCAATAAATTTTTATTTGAAATTCTGTCATTTACTGTTGGTCTAGCTTGTTTACTAGGCATAATGCGGTCAATATCTTGGTCATAATAGTTATTGAGTGCACATGCGCCTCCCATGATAAGTGTTGACCCAATCAGCATTAACAAAATTTGCGGTATAGATGATAGGAAGGAATGATTCGCCAATACAATTGCAAGCCATGAACCCGCAAATGCAGGAATCAGGTTACCTTGGACGAGTCCCATTTTAATAATCGCCTTTAATTCTTTGAAGGTAACGCGTCCAGAAGTTTGCGACAAAGTTTGTCCTTTATCCATAATGCCCCTCCTTAAAATATTCATATAATACTATGATATAGCAAAAGGTAACTATTGACTAGATTAAATAAGACAAATTTGTGACACTTTAACGACATTATAAATCGTCAATTTTGTGACACAAATTCAAAGTGTCAGCTATTAAAATCCATTACAATTATTGATATAATGTTTATAAATCTTTACAATTTATTTGAATGACAACACAGGCGAGGGCATCTTCACTTATGTCCTGCCTTTAATTATGTCAATAATCAGTGGGGTGTTTAAAATTGTTTAAAAAACGTAACCTTAAATGGTTATCAATTTTAGCAACGGTTATTATGGCATGGGTACAATTAGGTGGCGCTTTAGTTACTAAAACAGGTTCTGAAAATGGATGCGGCGCTTCATGGCCATTATGCCATGGTGCTCTTTTACCACAGAATCTGCCTATCGCTACTATTATAGAACTCAGTCACAGAGCAACTTCTGCTTTATCTTTAATCGTTGTATTATGGTTAGTTATAACAGCTTGGAAAAACATCGGGTATATTAAAGAAGTAAAACCATTATGTATTATCAGTGTAGCTTTCTTATTAATTCAAGCACTTGTTGGTGCAGCTGCAGTACTTTGGCAGCAAAATGATTATGTATTAGCTTTACATTTCGGTATTTCACTTATCAGTTTTTCTTCTGTATTTGTTTTAACATTAATTATTTTTGATGTTGACCAAAAATATGAAGCAAACAAAGTTCATATCGATCGTAAATTACGTATATATACATGGACAATGGCCATCTGCTTATACGTTGGTATTTATACCGGCGCTTTAGTGCGACATACTAAATCTTCATTGGCATACGGTTCTTGGCCATTGCCGTTTAATGACCTGATTCCGCATACTGAACAAGACTGGGTACAACTTGCACATAGAACTTTAGCATTAATTGCAAGTATCAGTGTTTTCCTAGCATTTAATTATGCAATCAAACATTATCAAAATAATCGTACCATCCGTTACGGTTATACAGCAGCCTTGTTATTGATTATCTTACAGATTGTAACAGGCGCATTATCTATTTTCACTCACGTCAATTTGATAATCGCTTTATTACATGCATTAATCATTACTTTCGAATTCGGACTGATTGCATACCTCATCGTATTGTTGTTACGTTCACAACGTGTTGAAAAAGTAAAACAAAATGCATATTAAGTATAATCCGTTGGTCAACTTAGGAAAGTTGACCAACGGATTTTTTTATCAAAAAACCAGAATGCTCCCTTTAATACTTTCACTTTTCAGTGTTTGCTTTAAAGGGAGCCTATTATTATACTTTTCTATTTATTCATCTTTTTCTAATTCTACTAATAAATCACCTGTTTGAATACCTTCACCATCAGTCACTGTTACTTTTTTAACTGTTCCTGCAAATGGTGCTTGTACTGTTGTTTCCATCTTCATTGCTTCAGTAATCAATAATGCTTGTCCAGCATCTACATGATCCCCTACTGCTACTTTCACTTCAGAAACTGTACCAGGCATTTGTGCTCCGATGTGGTTTGGATTTGATTTATCCGCTTTTGGTTTAATAGTCGCATCCGTTTTCACATTTTCATCTTGAATCTTAATTTGACGTGTCTGACCGTTCATGATGAAGAAAATCGTTCTGATACCTTTATCATCCGGTTCAGTAATCGCCTCTAAAGTAATAATTAAAGTTTTACCTTTATCAATCTCAACTTCAACTGTTTCTCCTACATTCATACCAAAGAAAAATGTTGGTGTATCAAGCAAAGAAACATTACCGAATTGTTCTTTTGTATTAATGTACTGCTCATAAACTTTTGGATAAATCGCATAACTGATTAAATCTTGATCAGTTACAGGCTTATCTTGTTTTGCTTGTAATTCTTCACGCAACGCCTCAAAATCAATTGCTTGTAGATATTCCCCTGGACGTTCAGTTAATGGTTTTTGACCTTTTAACACAACTTTTTGCAATTCTTTATTGAATCCGCTTGTCGGTTGTCCAATTTCACCTTTAAAGAATGATACTACAGATTCAGGGAAGTCTAATTTATAACCATCTCTGATTACATCTTCTTCATTCAAATCATTTTGAACCATATATAAAGCCATATCACCCACAACTTTTGAAGAAGGTGTAACTTTAACGATATCACCGAACAAGAAATTGACACGGCGGTACATATCTTTGACTTCATGGAATCTATTGCCTAAACCTAAACTTTTCGCTTGTTGATTCAAGTTAGAATATTGTCCGCCAGGCATTTCATATTGATAAATTTCAGTATTCGGCGATTTGAAATCACTTTCAAAGTCACTGTAATAATGACGTACTGTATCCCAATATTGTCCTAATCTTTCTAAACCATTGATATCTGCACGTGCATCTCTGCCAAAACCATTGAGTGCATAATAGAGTGAGTTGGCACTTGGCTGACTTGTTAATCCGCTCATAGATGAAACTGCTGTATCAATCACATCTACTCCGGCGTCTGCTGCTTGTTTATAAACTAAAATACCATTACCGCTTGTATCATGTGTATGCAAATGAATCGGCAAGTTAGTTGCTGCTTTCAATTCACCAACTAATTCAAAGGCTGCTTTTGGTTTTAATAATCCGGCCATATCTTTAATTGCTAAAATATGGAACCCTTCTTTTTCTAATTCTTTTGCTAAATTAACATAGTATTCTAAAGTGAAAACATTAGAACGTGAAGTGTCTAAAATATCACCTGTATAACAAATTGCACCTTCAGAAATTTTACCGGCTTCTTGTACCGCTTCATTCGCTACTTTCATTTGATCTAACCAGTTCAATGAATCGAAAATACGGAAGACATCAATACCTGCTTCTGCACTTTCCTTAACGAATTTCTTAATAACATTATCCGGATAATTTTTATAACCGACCGCATTAGATGCACGCAATAACATTTGGAATAAAACATTCGGAATCGCTGTGCGTAACTTTTCCAATCTTTCCCAAGGATTTTCTTTTAAGAAATTATACGCTACATCAAATGTTGCACCCCCCCACATTTCAAGTGAGAATGCATCTTTCAAAATATCAGCTGTTTCAGAAGCAATTGCTAAAATATCATTTGTACGTACACGTGTCGCAAGTAAAGATTGATGCGCATCTCTGAATGTTGTATCTGTAATCAGCACATCATCTTGTTTTAACAACCAATCCGCTACAGCTTTCGGGCCTTGTTCATCTAACAACTGCTTTGTGCCATGTAATTGATCAATTTTTGATTGTGGAACTTGTGCAATATGCGGACGTTCAAAATCTGGTTTAGAACGTTTTTCGACACTAGGAAAACCATTAATAGTAACATTACCGATATATTCAAGTGTTTTAGTACCACGGTCTTGTGTTGCTTGAATATCAAATAATTCTGGTGTTTCTTCGATAAATTTAGTTGTATAATCACCATTTTGGAAATGCTTATTGCGGATCACATTAATTAAGAACGGAATATTCGTTTTAACACCGCGGATACGCATCTCGCGTAGAGAACGATCCATTTTTTCAATTGTTTGTTTGAAAGTCATCGCATGTGTTGATAATTTTACTAACAATGAATCGTAATATGGTGAAATTTCTGCACCTTGGAAACCATCACCCGCATCCAAACGTACCCCGAAACCGCCACTAGAACGATAAGCAATGATATGACCCGTATCAGGCATAAAATCATTTTCAGGATCTTCAGTTGTAATACGGCATTGAATTGCATAACCTAAAGTTTGAATATCTTCTTGATGCGGCATGCCAATTTCTTCACCAAATAAAGATTCGCCATCAGCGACTAAAATTTGAGTTTTGACAATATCAACACCTGTAAGCATTTCTGTAATCGTATGTTCCACTTGAACACGCGGATTGACTTCGATGAAATAAAAATCATCGCCAGAAACTAAAAATTCTACAGTTCCGGCATTCACGTAACCAACGTTATTCATCAATTGCAACGCTGCATCACAAATACGTTCACGTAAACTTTCATCCAACCCAACTGAAGGTGCCACTTCTACAACCTTTTGATGGCGACGTTGAACAGAACAATCACGTTCATATAAATGTACAATATTACCTTCTGAATCCCCCATAATTTGTACTTCAATATGTTTAGGCTCATTAATATATTTTTCAATATAAACTTCACTATTTCCAAAAGATTTTTCAGCTTCAGATTTCGCGCGAGAAAACGCTTCTTCAAGTTCCCCTTCGCTGTTGACGATACGCATACCTTTACCGCCACCGCCACTTGTTGCTTTAATCATCAGCGGATAACCCGCTTCTTCAGCAAACTCTGCAGCCTTATGATAATCTTCAATCGGTCCGTCTGTACCTGGAATAACTGGTAAATCTGCTTTGATCGCTGTTGCACGTGCTTTAACTTTATCACCGAACATATCTAAATGTTTGAGCTCTGGTCCGATGAAAATAATACCTTCTTCAGCACATCGGCGTGCAAATGTTTCATTTTCACTCAAGAAACCATAACCAGGATGAATAGCATCTACACCAGCATTTTTCGCCACTTGAATAATACGTTCAATATTCAAATAACTATCTGCTGGACCTAAATCTTCACCTACTAAATAGGATTCATCTGCTTTGTTTCTATGTAATGAACCTTTATCTTCATTTGAATAAATCGCTACAGTTTTAATATTCAACTCTGTTGCTGCACGAAAAATACGAATTGCAATTTCTCCTCGATTGGCTACCATTAACTTATTAATCTTCTTCAATTACACTTACCCCCATCTGAATTATTTGAATTTTCAAAACCTTTGTTGTGCAATAATTCTAATCAAAACACGAACATTACTGTCGTATTTATTGATTGCTTTTTTTAATAAAGATAGTAGGAACTTCTTTTTCCTGTATTATAATTTCTCTGTTTATATGACACTTGTTTTATATTCCTTTTACCTACTAGTATAATAAACAGCATAAATTCATTATATCATATTCAGTTATCATTATTCATAATTTTTAGTTATACCTTTTCACCACTCCAATCATGATTACTTAATTTAAAAACCTTAACAATTCGTTGAATATCAAAGAAAACGTTTGTATATTGTTAATTTTATTTATTTTTAAGTTTACATTTAAAACAAAAAACAGAGATTAAACACGTTATGGAATACGTCTTTAATCTCTGTTTGAACTTAATATTTTCTTGGAATATCCACATGCTGCTGTTTCGCTCTTTTTTTATCTAACTTAATCTGTTTAGCTGTGATTAACAAGAGTCCGAGCGCTATACTTAATGCAATCATAGAAGAACCACCAAAACTAATAAATGGTAATGGTACACCTGTTAATGGAATCAGCGCTGAGATACCGCCTAAGTTAACGAAAGTCTGACTTCCGATGTAACTAGCAATCCCGACACAAACAAGCTTATAAAAATAAGAAGTCGTTTGTGAAGCTAATTGGAAAGCACGGTATACAATAAAGAATAATAGTCCGAGTACAAGCATACCGCCAATTAATCCTAATTCCTCGCAAATCACCGCAAAGATAAAGTCGGTGTGCGGTTCAGGCAAGTAACCAAGTTTTAAAACACTGTTTCCAAGTCCCTTACCAAATAATCCGCCATTACCAATGGCCATAAGAGAGTTTGCTACATGGTAACCTGTACCTGATTCATATTTAAATGGATTAGTCACAATGCTGAAACGTGCAACAAGATAAGAAGGCAACCAACCAAACAATGCTGCGGCGCCAAATACAACTGCTCCTAGTATAAAAATACCTATGCCATATTTCAGCAATTGTTTTACCCAAATACCTGCATAAAATAAAATAGAAAAGAATATGATTAAAATCAACATCGTTTGACCAACGTCTTTTTGCAGGAATACCAATCCGACACAAAGTAGAATAAACACAATCGGTCCTCTAATCAATTTAGAATTTGTGAATACTTGCGGTCGTTTTTTATTGATCATGTAAGGTAAATATAAAATAATGGCAATTTTTAATAGTTCCGATGCTTGTAAGTTCATAAAGCCTAAGTTAATCCAACTTTTTGAACCATTTATATTTTTACCGATAACTAATGTCGCAAGCAAAAGTAAGAATATAATGATCATCATACCTTGCTGCACTCTTTTTTGCTGCAGGAATTTTACATTCATGAAAAATGCCATAAAAAATACGATGACAAAACTCATAATGACATACATTAACTGGCGCGTATAAAAGTACGTACCTGAAACTGGTACGCCGCCTGTTAAGGTACCTTTTGTTGCAGCTACCATACTTGCGCTATATACCATAACCAAGCCGATTAAACATAGTGTTATGTAAGTAACAACAAGTGGATAATCGATAAATTTCGAGTATTTTGCCACATGTCGAAGTATTGCTTTT
It encodes:
- the cyoE gene encoding heme o synthase → MDKGQTLSQTSGRVTFKELKAIIKMGLVQGNLIPAFAGSWLAIVLANHSFLSSIPQILLMLIGSTLIMGGACALNNYYDQDIDRIMPSKQARPTVNDRISNKNLLILSFGMMVIGEIALFILNIPSGVIGLMGIIGYVSFYSIWSKRHTTWNTVIGAFPGAVPPVIGWTAIEGQLSMTAIALFLVIFCWQPIHFYALAIKRQDEYSAANIPMLPSVKGFNRTRIGMFVWLILLLPLPFLLSDLGPVFIGLATLLNLGWIYLGLTSYKKKSDHMKWATLMFVYSLNYLVLFFALVVIISLINMI
- a CDS encoding COX15/CtaA family protein, translating into MFKKRNLKWLSILATVIMAWVQLGGALVTKTGSENGCGASWPLCHGALLPQNLPIATIIELSHRATSALSLIVVLWLVITAWKNIGYIKEVKPLCIISVAFLLIQALVGAAAVLWQQNDYVLALHFGISLISFSSVFVLTLIIFDVDQKYEANKVHIDRKLRIYTWTMAICLYVGIYTGALVRHTKSSLAYGSWPLPFNDLIPHTEQDWVQLAHRTLALIASISVFLAFNYAIKHYQNNRTIRYGYTAALLLIILQIVTGALSIFTHVNLIIALLHALIITFEFGLIAYLIVLLLRSQRVEKVKQNAY
- a CDS encoding pyruvate carboxylase, translating into MKKINKLMVANRGEIAIRIFRAATELNIKTVAIYSNEDKGSLHRNKADESYLVGEDLGPADSYLNIERIIQVAKNAGVDAIHPGYGFLSENETFARRCAEEGIIFIGPELKHLDMFGDKVKARATAIKADLPVIPGTDGPIEDYHKAAEFAEEAGYPLMIKATSGGGGKGMRIVNSEGELEEAFSRAKSEAEKSFGNSEVYIEKYINEPKHIEVQIMGDSEGNIVHLYERDCSVQRRHQKVVEVAPSVGLDESLRERICDAALQLMNNVGYVNAGTVEFLVSGDDFYFIEVNPRVQVEHTITEMLTGVDIVKTQILVADGESLFGEEIGMPHQEDIQTLGYAIQCRITTEDPENDFMPDTGHIIAYRSSGGFGVRLDAGDGFQGAEISPYYDSLLVKLSTHAMTFKQTIEKMDRSLREMRIRGVKTNIPFLINVIRNKHFQNGDYTTKFIEETPELFDIQATQDRGTKTLEYIGNVTINGFPSVEKRSKPDFERPHIAQVPQSKIDQLHGTKQLLDEQGPKAVADWLLKQDDVLITDTTFRDAHQSLLATRVRTNDILAIASETADILKDAFSLEMWGGATFDVAYNFLKENPWERLEKLRTAIPNVLFQMLLRASNAVGYKNYPDNVIKKFVKESAEAGIDVFRIFDSLNWLDQMKVANEAVQEAGKISEGAICYTGDILDTSRSNVFTLEYYVNLAKELEKEGFHILAIKDMAGLLKPKAAFELVGELKAATNLPIHLHTHDTSGNGILVYKQAADAGVDVIDTAVSSMSGLTSQPSANSLYYALNGFGRDARADINGLERLGQYWDTVRHYYSDFESDFKSPNTEIYQYEMPGGQYSNLNQQAKSLGLGNRFHEVKDMYRRVNFLFGDIVKVTPSSKVVGDMALYMVQNDLNEEDVIRDGYKLDFPESVVSFFKGEIGQPTSGFNKELQKVVLKGQKPLTERPGEYLQAIDFEALREELQAKQDKPVTDQDLISYAIYPKVYEQYINTKEQFGNVSLLDTPTFFFGMNVGETVEVEIDKGKTLIITLEAITEPDDKGIRTIFFIMNGQTRQIKIQDENVKTDATIKPKADKSNPNHIGAQMPGTVSEVKVAVGDHVDAGQALLITEAMKMETTVQAPFAGTVKKVTVTDGEGIQTGDLLVELEKDE
- the ftsW gene encoding cell division peptidoglycan polymerase FtsW; this translates as MNNLKAILRHVAKYSKFIDYPLVVTYITLCLIGLVMVYSASMVAATKGTLTGGVPVSGTYFYTRQLMYVIMSFVIVFFMAFFMNVKFLQQKRVQQGMMIIIFLLLLATLVIGKNINGSKSWINLGFMNLQASELLKIAIILYLPYMINKKRPQVFTNSKLIRGPIVFILLCVGLVFLQKDVGQTMLILIIFFSILFYAGIWVKQLLKYGIGIFILGAVVFGAAALFGWLPSYLVARFSIVTNPFKYESGTGYHVANSLMAIGNGGLFGKGLGNSVLKLGYLPEPHTDFIFAVICEELGLIGGMLVLGLLFFIVYRAFQLASQTTSYFYKLVCVGIASYIGSQTFVNLGGISALIPLTGVPLPFISFGGSSMIALSIALGLLLITAKQIKLDKKRAKQQHVDIPRKY